The following nucleotide sequence is from bacterium.
GCAAGATCGGCCTCTTCGGCGGCGCCGGCGTGGGCAAGACCGTGCTCATCCAGGAGCTGATCAACAACGTCGCCAAGCAGCACGGCGGCGTGGCGGTGTTCGCCGGCGTCGGCGAGCGCACGCGCGAGGGCAACGACCTCTTCCTCGAGATGCAGGAGTCGAAGCTCTCCGACGGCCGCCCCGTCATCTCGCAGACGGCGCTCGTCTACGGCCAGATGAACGAGCCGCCGGGCGCCCGCGCCCGCGTCGGCCTCACCGGGCTGACGGTCGCCGAGTACTTCCGCGACGAGGAGGGCAAGGACGTGCTCTTCTTCGTCGACAACATCTTCCGCTTCGTGCAGGCGAACTCCGAGGTGTCGGCGCTCCTCGGCCGCATGCCTTCCGCGGTGGGCTATCAGCCGACCCTGGGCACCGACATCGGCGAGCTCCAGGAGCGCATCACGACGACGAAGAAGGGGTCGATCACCTCGGTGCAGGCGATCTACGTGCCCGCCGACGACCTCACCGACCCCGCCCCGGCCACGACCTTCGCCCACCTCGACGCGACCACGGTGCTCTCGCGCTCCATCTCGGAGAAGGGCATCTATCCCGCCGTCGACCCGCTCGACTCGACCTCGCGCATCCTCGATCCGAACATCGTCGGCGAGGAGCACTACAAGGTCGCCCGCCAGGTGCAGTCGATCCTGCAGCGCTACAAGGATCTGCAGGACATCATCGCCATCCTGGGCATGGACGAGCTCTCGGAAGAGGACAAGCAGACGGTGGCGCGCGCCCGCAAGATCGAGCGCTTCCTGTCGCAGCCCTTCCACGTCGCCGAGCAGTTCACCGGCTTCGCCGGCAAGTACGTGCCGCTCGCCGAGACCATCCGCGGCTTCCGCGAGATCTGCGAGGGCAAGCACGACGATCTGCCGGAGCAGGCGTTCTACATGGTCGGCTCGATCGAGGAAGCGATCGAGAAGGCCCGCAAGCTCGCCGCCTGATGGCCGACCGCCTGCGACTGCGCGTCTTCACGCCCGAGCGCGAGCTCGTCGACGAGGAGGTGCGCGAGGTGACGCTGCCAGGCTGGTGGGGCCAGCTCGGCATCCTGCCCGACCACGCCGCGCTCGTGACCACCCTCGAGCAGGGCCAGCTGTCCTACAAGAAGGACGGCGGCGAGGCGCGCTTCCAGATCGGCGGCGGCTTCGCCGAGGTGCGCGACGACGTGGTCACCGTGCTGGCCGACTCGGCGACTCCCGCATAGCGATTCGACGCCGAACCGATGGGGCGACTCGCCGGCAGGATCGCTCTCGTCACCGGTGGCGGCCGCGGCATCGGCAAGGGCATCGTCCTCGCGTTCGCCCGTGAGGGCGCCGACGTCGCGATCAACTACCGTCGCGGCCGCGACGCCGCCGAGCAGACGGCCGACGAGGTGCGTGCGCTCGGACGCCGCGCCCTCACCGTCGCCGCCGACGTGAGCGATCATGCCGCGGTGTCGGCCATGGTCGACGAGGTCGTCGGCCAGCTCGGCCGACTCGACGTCGCGGTCGCGAACTCCGGCGTCGCGAGTCGGGTTGCCGCCGTCCACGACCTCGACCCGGGAGAGTGGCGCCGGGTGATGGCCACCGACCTCGACGGCGCCTTCTACACCGCGCGCGCCGTGCTGCCGCGGCTCATCGAGCGCAAGGGCGCGCTCATCTTCATCTCCTCGATCGGTGCCGACATGGCCTCGGCAGGCGGGGCGCCGTACCACGCCGCCAAGGCGGCGGTGAACACCCTCATGCGGGTCGCCGCGAAGGAAGTCGCTGGTGCGGGCGTGCGCGTCAACGCCATCGCCCCCGGCCTCGTGCGTTCCGACATGGGGGATCGGCTCATCAGGTTCGTCGGCGAAGGCATCGTGTCGACGATCCCGCTCGGACGGGTCGGCGAGCCGGGCGACATCGGCCGAGCGGCGGTGTTTCTGGCTTCGGACGACGGGGCCTGGATCACGGGGAAGGTCCTGCGGGTCGACGGCGGCGCGTGCATGTGAACGCCGCCGCCCGGTGCGCGCGCGCGTGGGAGACGGGCCATGCCGGTGCGAGCCCCCACTCCGGCATCAGCCGCCGACGTGCGGACTCCTCTTCGTCGCGGCCGCGGCCTCTGCAGCCCGGGCGCGTTCGATGAAACCGGGCCAGGCAGCGAGCGTGCGCAGGGGCGCGAGGTCCTCGTTCTCTTCGAGGAGACCGGGGTTGGCGAAGCCGGTGGCGAAGGCCTGCTCGAGGGCGGCGGTGGCTTCGTCGACGTTGCCGCCGAGGGCCTGGAGGCAGGCGAGGTTGTAGGGCGGGATCCAGGAGTCTGGGCGGACGCGGGCGGCTTGCAGGTAGTAGGCGGCGGCGGTCGCGGGGTCGTTCTGGAACCGGGCGGTGTTGCCGGCCTGGATGAGGACGGCGAAGGAGTCCGGGATGAGCTCGAGGACGCGGCGGTAGTTCGCCATGGCGCGGGGCCAGTCCTTGCGATCGTAGAAGAGGTCGGCGAGGCGGCGGTGGACGTGCGGGTAGCTCGGGTCGATCTCGAGCGCCCGGCGGTACCATTGCTCGGCACCGGCGTCGTCGCCGCGCACGGCGGCCACGAAGCCGAGGTTGCTCATCGCCTCGACGAATCCGGGGGCCAGGACGAGCGCCTCGTCGAAGCGGCGCGCGGCGCCGTCGAGATCGCCGCGTTGGAGCGCGATCGCACCGAGGGCGCCGACCACGCGGTGCTGGCTCGGCTGCTGCTTCAGCGATGAAAGGTACTGACGCTCGGCCCCGTCGAGGTCACCGGTGCGGACGTCGACGAGAGCCATGAGGTTGCGTGCCGTGACGTTCTGCGGCGACGCCGCCAGGACCTCGTCGAGCAGATGTCGCGTCGCCTCCCAGCGCTCGAGCTGCGCGAGCTGGCGGGCCTGCTGGAGCTTGGCATACAGCGCCATGCCCTCCTTCGGGTCCATGCCCTGCATCTCCGCCTTCTGCTCCGGCGGCGCGAGGTAGCCGAGCGCGCGCAGCATGTCGGCCGTTTCGGCGTCGATCTGGTGGGTCGTCGCCTTCAGACCGAGCTTCGCGACCAGGCGGGCGCTGTCCTCGTCGAGCGCGGTCAGGTCGGCATCGAGGGGACGGCTCTGCGCGGCCTCGGCGGGGTAGAGGTTCCGGAGCTCCTTCGGGTCGGCGCCGAGGTCGTACAGCTCGGGCAGCGGCGCGCGGATCCACTTCCGCCCGCCGTGACGGATCGCGTAGAGCGGCGCCATGCCGAAGCCCTCCTCCGCGAGCCGGGCTTCGGCGTACTGCACCGGCGTCGGCGCCGGGATGCGGCCGGCGAGCGCGTCGCCGAGCGCGAGGCCCTGTGTCGCTGCGGGCGGTTCGAGCCCGAGCAGGCCGAGGATCGTCGGCATGAGATCGACGTGACGGGTCGGGCCGTCGTAGACGCGGCCGGCCGGCAGCGCGCGCGGGAAGCGGAAAACGAGGGGCACGTGCACCGTGGCGTCGTAGACGAAGATGCCGTGCGTGGGCTCGCCGTGCTCGCCGAGGCTCTCGCCGTGATCGGCGGTGACGACGACGAGCGTGTCGTCGAGGCGAGCGTGCTCTTCGAGCCAGGCGATCAGGGTGCCGAGGCCGCGGTCGGCCTGCGCGATCTCGGCGTCGTACGGCGTCGGCGCCATCGCGGCGAGATCGGCGGCGCGAACGTCGTACGGCTGGTGCGGATCGAAGAAGTGCACCCACAGGAAGAACGGCTGGTCGGGCGACGTACGCTCGAGCCAGTCGACCGCACGCGCGGCGGTGCGCTCCGCGGGGCGCTCGCGGATCATGAACAGCTCGGGCTCGTCCTCGGCCCACAGGTCGTCGTCGTAGGCGTCGAAGCCCTGGTCGAGGCCGTAGCGTTTCGCCAGCACCGCCGCCGAAACGACGGCGCCGGTGGCGTATCCGGCGTCGCGCAGCCGCTCGGCGAGCGTCATCGCCTCTGGCGCCAACGCGTAGTTCCCATTGTCGCGAACGCCGTGCGCGGGCGGAAACAGGCCGGTGAACATCGACGCGTGCGCGGGCAGCGTGATCGGCGCGCTGGTGATGGCGTCGCTGCAACGCACACCCTCGCGCGCGAGGCGGTCGACGGCCGGCGTGATCGCGAGCCCGAAGCCGTAGCAGCCGAGACGATCCGCGCGCAGCGTGTCGATGGTGACGAAGAGGACGTTCGGCGGCCGCCGGCGATCGCATCCGACGAGGACGAGGACGGCGAGCAATCCCGCCGCTAGCAACCGCGCCGGCATGCGCGCAGGTTGTCCCGGCGCGCCGCCTTTGCTAGCCGGCGGACGTGGGCTCGACGAAGGAGGCGCGTATGCGTTCGGCACTCGGTGGTCTCGTGATGGGAGCGGTCCTGGCGATCGCAGCGACGGCGGCGGCCTTGCCTGTCGAGCTGCGCGACTCGAACGGTACTCGCTACCACATCAACACGGCGGTCAACCCGTTGCTCGACGACTCGACGGCATCCGGCGCCATCACCGACGCCACCTACACGAAGCCGGTCACGGTCACGAGCTACTGGATCGGCTTCACGCCGTTCTTCGGGTTCACGACCGTCTACACGGTCCAGTACAAGGTCGACATCCCGCTGACGAACGCCTTCAACGGCTTCAACGGCCTCCTCGTCTCCGCCGTCAACGGCGTGAATCTGCCGAACCCGATCGTCTTCAACACCGGAGAAGGCCTGCTCGCCGAGGACTGCCCGCAGAACGGCAAGAACCGCCAGCTCACGTTCCAGACGCAGAACGTACCGGCCTTCGACCTCGCGCTCACGCGCAAGGTCTTCGTGCCCAACAACGACGAGTTCGCCCGCTGGCTGAACGTCGTCACCAACACCGGGACGACGGAGCGCAGCGTGACCCTGACCCTGCGCGGGCTGCTCGGCTCCGGCTCGAACACGCGCGTGACCTCGACCTCGACCGGCGGCTCGTCGGTCAGCGCGGCCGACAACTGGTTCGCGACCGCGCAGCAGACGCCGGCCAACAACCGCTCGCTGCAGCCGCGCATGGGCTTCGTCGTGCAGGGTGACGGCGCTCCGTCGCGCGCCTCGATCGCGATCGGCAGCCAGGGGCAGACGGTGTTCAACTATCCGGTGACGCTCGCCCCGGGCGCTTCGGCGCTCCTGCTCACCTACGTCACCGTGCAAGGCAGCTCGAAGCACGCGAAGAAGGTGGCGGAGAACGTCGTCACCCTGCCCTCCAAGGCCATCGCCTGCATGACCCAGAACGAGCTCGCCCAGGTGGTGAACTTCGCGCCGCTCACCGTGCCGGTGACGAAGAACGCGCAGATCAAGCTCAACTTCAAGAAGCAGGGCAAGGACGAGATCACCTGGAAGGGCACGGTGAACGTCGGCGCCGGCATCCCGCTGACGGGCATCGTGATCACGGTCGACGTCGGCGGCGCGACCGGGGTCTTCACCCTGAACAAGCAGGGCAAGTCGAACCTCGGCGGCGGCAACAAGCTGCACTTGAACGCCAACCTGAAGCAGGGCGTCACCAAGGCCGGCGACACCAAGTTCAACTTCACCCTGAAGGGCGACTTCCAGGGCTCGCTGGCGTCCTACGGGCTCACCAACGCGACGGCGAAGAACGTGCCCGTCGCCGTACCGGTGACGTTCACGGTGACGCCGCCGGAACAGGCGGCGCGCGGCTTCGGGACGACGCAGGCCTTCACGTGGAAGGCCACCGAGGGCAAGTCGGGCACCGCGAAGAGCCAGTGACTCGCGCGGCTGAGGGCGACGGGTCGCTTCTGGCGGCCCGGTCGCGCCATGGCGGGCGAGACCGGGCCGCGGGGTGGAGGCGGGTTACTCCACCGCGGTGCGGGACTCGTCCCACGCCTGGATCATCGAGCGCAGGTCGATGCCGTTCTGACGGATGGCGAGCTCGGCCCTGGCTGCGTTCAGCCACGCCTCCGGACTGCCCATCATGAACGGGTAGCAGTTGAGCACGGGTGAGATGTCGTCGGCGTGCGACCAGCCGCCGAAGTAGAGCACCTTCGTCGCCCAGCAGCCGAAGCTGAGACGCTCGCGGTTGTAGATGCGCTTGTCGCGCCGGCGGGTAGGCCCGGACGTGGCGGCCTGCCGCTCGACGATGCGCCCGTCGGCCATCGTCAGGTCGGACTGGGCGTCGGGAATGCGGGACACCTCGCGGACGATTCGGGTCTTCACGGCCTCCGCATCGGCCGGGACACGGGCCTGGACGTTCGAGTAGTGGGTGGTGCCGTGGGCGTCCGTCCAGCGCCAGACCTCCTCGGCGTGCCCGGCCGCGGGGAGCGCCAGCAGGCACAACCCGAGCAGGAACTTCTTCATCTGCTTCTCCTTTCTGCGTGGTCGCCGGGCGGGGGGAATCCCGGCGACGGGGGCGAACGCTACGCTCGGCCCGGGCGGACGTCCACGGAAAAACGCGTTGACAGCAAGGAGGTGGAATTGTACTGAACGGTCGGTATGTCGCGGGCGCGCACCCGCGGAGGAGCAGGGGCCGGGGCGACCGCGCCAGCCGCACAGACCTCCGCACAGCCGTCGCGCAAGCAGCTGATGGCGGTCGCCATCGACTGCTTCGCGCGCCTCGGCTACCAGGGCACGTCCATCGATCGCATCGCGCGCGAGGCCGGCGTCACCAAGGGCGCGGTCTACTACCACTTCCGCGACAAGGAAGACCTGCTCTTCGCGGCCGTCACCGATCGCATCGGCGGCTTCCAGAAGCAGGTGCTCGACACGGTCGGTATGCCGTCCGCCGACGCCCTCGGGGCCCTACGGCGCGTGATCGACGCCTGCTTCTTCCACGCGACGGTGTCGAACCACCGCCGCTTCGTGATCACGCTCATGGTCGAGGCGCTCGACGTGAACCCGCGCCTCTCCGACCAGTTCCGCGAGATGATGCGCCAGATGCGGGCGTACCTCGCGGCCATCGTCCGCAAGGGCCAGGCGCGCGGCGACGTCCGCCCCGACGTCGACCCCGAAGCCGTCGCCGCGAGCATCGCCGGCGGCATCATGGGCGCCGAGATCCAGCACTACCAGGACCCCGAGCAGATCGACCTGCGCGCGGTCCTCGACACCCTCGTCACCCAGCTCGCCGAGTGGCTCGCGCCCCGGCCGAGTCCCGACCCCGCGGGGCAGACGCCGCCGCGAACCCCGAAGGAGGCAAAGCACGCATGGTGAACTTCCAACCCACGGAGGAGCAGGAGCTCCTTCGCCAGACCCTGTCGTCGTTCGCGCGCGAGGTCCTGCGCCCGCAGCTGCGCGAGGCCGACGAGAAGAGCGCGGTGCCGAGCGACATCCCCGCCAAGGGCTGGGAGCTGGGGCTCGTGCAGGACTCGATCCCCGAGGCGCAAGGCGGTTACGGTAGCGCCCGCTCGGCGGTGACGGGCGTCCTGCTCCTCGAGGAGCTCGCCTACGGCAGCCTCGGCCTCGGTCTGCACCTCGTGACGCCGCGGCTCGTGACGGTTCCCCTCACCGTGCTCGGCACCGAGGCACAGCAGAAGGAGTGGCTGCCCCGCTTCGCCGGCGCCACGTTCACCGCGGGCACGGCAGCGTTCGCCGAGCCGCGTTGGGATTTCGATTCCACCGATCTCCAGACCAGGGCCGAGAAGCAGGGCGGCGACTTCGTGCTGAGCGGTGCGAAGTGCCTCGTCCCGCTGGCCGACCGGGCCGAGGTGATCCTCGTCTACGCCGCGACCCCCGAGGGCCTCGGCGCCTTCCTCGTCGAGAAGGGCGCGAAGGGCCTCACCGTCGGCGAGCGTGAGCTCAACATGGGCGTGAAGGCGCTGCACACCTTCCCGGTGACGCTCGACGGCGTGCGCGTGCCGGCGTCGGCGCGGCTCGAGGGCAACGTGCAGGGCATGATCGACGCGAGCCGCGTCGCCTCGGCGGCCGCCGCGGTCGGCGTCGGCCGCGCCGCGTTCGACTACGCGCGCGACTACGCCAAGGAGCGCAAGGCCTTCGGCGTCGCCATCGCGCAGAAGCAGGCGATCGCCTTCATGCTCTCGAACATGGCGATCGAGATCGACGCCATCCGCCTCCTCGCCTGGGAGGCGGCGTGGCGCATCGATCAGGGCAAGTCGGCGACCCGCGAGGCCGTCCTCGCCCG
It contains:
- the atpD gene encoding F0F1 ATP synthase subunit beta, which gives rise to MPSNGRITQVIGPVVDVEFPDGSLPAIFNALTVTNPAISDEPWNLVLEVAQHLGEKTVRAIAMDSTEGLVRGIEVRDTGDGISVPVGAATLGRIMNVIGQPVDEAGPIQTDKRWAIHRETPSFTDQETAVTAFETGIKVVDLLAPYQRGGKIGLFGGAGVGKTVLIQELINNVAKQHGGVAVFAGVGERTREGNDLFLEMQESKLSDGRPVISQTALVYGQMNEPPGARARVGLTGLTVAEYFRDEEGKDVLFFVDNIFRFVQANSEVSALLGRMPSAVGYQPTLGTDIGELQERITTTKKGSITSVQAIYVPADDLTDPAPATTFAHLDATTVLSRSISEKGIYPAVDPLDSTSRILDPNIVGEEHYKVARQVQSILQRYKDLQDIIAILGMDELSEEDKQTVARARKIERFLSQPFHVAEQFTGFAGKYVPLAETIRGFREICEGKHDDLPEQAFYMVGSIEEAIEKARKLAA
- the atpC gene encoding ATP synthase F1 subunit epsilon codes for the protein MADRLRLRVFTPERELVDEEVREVTLPGWWGQLGILPDHAALVTTLEQGQLSYKKDGGEARFQIGGGFAEVRDDVVTVLADSATPA
- a CDS encoding SDR family oxidoreductase: MGRLAGRIALVTGGGRGIGKGIVLAFAREGADVAINYRRGRDAAEQTADEVRALGRRALTVAADVSDHAAVSAMVDEVVGQLGRLDVAVANSGVASRVAAVHDLDPGEWRRVMATDLDGAFYTARAVLPRLIERKGALIFISSIGADMASAGGAPYHAAKAAVNTLMRVAAKEVAGAGVRVNAIAPGLVRSDMGDRLIRFVGEGIVSTIPLGRVGEPGDIGRAAVFLASDDGAWITGKVLRVDGGACM
- a CDS encoding sulfatase-like hydrolase/transferase, whose product is MLAVLVLVGCDRRRPPNVLFVTIDTLRADRLGCYGFGLAITPAVDRLAREGVRCSDAITSAPITLPAHASMFTGLFPPAHGVRDNGNYALAPEAMTLAERLRDAGYATGAVVSAAVLAKRYGLDQGFDAYDDDLWAEDEPELFMIRERPAERTAARAVDWLERTSPDQPFFLWVHFFDPHQPYDVRAADLAAMAPTPYDAEIAQADRGLGTLIAWLEEHARLDDTLVVVTADHGESLGEHGEPTHGIFVYDATVHVPLVFRFPRALPAGRVYDGPTRHVDLMPTILGLLGLEPPAATQGLALGDALAGRIPAPTPVQYAEARLAEEGFGMAPLYAIRHGGRKWIRAPLPELYDLGADPKELRNLYPAEAAQSRPLDADLTALDEDSARLVAKLGLKATTHQIDAETADMLRALGYLAPPEQKAEMQGMDPKEGMALYAKLQQARQLAQLERWEATRHLLDEVLAASPQNVTARNLMALVDVRTGDLDGAERQYLSSLKQQPSQHRVVGALGAIALQRGDLDGAARRFDEALVLAPGFVEAMSNLGFVAAVRGDDAGAEQWYRRALEIDPSYPHVHRRLADLFYDRKDWPRAMANYRRVLELIPDSFAVLIQAGNTARFQNDPATAAAYYLQAARVRPDSWIPPYNLACLQALGGNVDEATAALEQAFATGFANPGLLEENEDLAPLRTLAAWPGFIERARAAEAAAATKRSPHVGG
- a CDS encoding DUF4124 domain-containing protein; translation: MKKFLLGLCLLALPAAGHAEEVWRWTDAHGTTHYSNVQARVPADAEAVKTRIVREVSRIPDAQSDLTMADGRIVERQAATSGPTRRRDKRIYNRERLSFGCWATKVLYFGGWSHADDISPVLNCYPFMMGSPEAWLNAARAELAIRQNGIDLRSMIQAWDESRTAVE
- a CDS encoding TetR/AcrR family transcriptional regulator — its product is MAVAIDCFARLGYQGTSIDRIAREAGVTKGAVYYHFRDKEDLLFAAVTDRIGGFQKQVLDTVGMPSADALGALRRVIDACFFHATVSNHRRFVITLMVEALDVNPRLSDQFREMMRQMRAYLAAIVRKGQARGDVRPDVDPEAVAASIAGGIMGAEIQHYQDPEQIDLRAVLDTLVTQLAEWLAPRPSPDPAGQTPPRTPKEAKHAW
- a CDS encoding acyl-CoA dehydrogenase family protein, yielding MVNFQPTEEQELLRQTLSSFAREVLRPQLREADEKSAVPSDIPAKGWELGLVQDSIPEAQGGYGSARSAVTGVLLLEELAYGSLGLGLHLVTPRLVTVPLTVLGTEAQQKEWLPRFAGATFTAGTAAFAEPRWDFDSTDLQTRAEKQGGDFVLSGAKCLVPLADRAEVILVYAATPEGLGAFLVEKGAKGLTVGERELNMGVKALHTFPVTLDGVRVPASARLEGNVQGMIDASRVASAAAAVGVGRAAFDYARDYAKERKAFGVAIAQKQAIAFMLSNMAIEIDAIRLLAWEAAWRIDQGKSATREAVLARQYAADQVLKICDNALQVLGGHGYIRDHLVELFLRDARSFFTIDGVAIV